Proteins encoded in a region of the Solanum dulcamara chromosome 9, daSolDulc1.2, whole genome shotgun sequence genome:
- the LOC129903724 gene encoding putative pentatricopeptide repeat-containing protein At5g52630, giving the protein MASLPSVVVGNTLKLENEFKKNTVTSLSFEKKNHSPINSDKDLEPLNLEFREALSLIKERSEKVESASYVQLLQECIKKNSVSEAEAIHGHIIKMGIHEDLFLMTFLVNVYAKCGIMGSARKVFDDLPKRNVVTWTSLMSGYVQNSQPEVAISIFQEMLEAGGFPTNYTLGVAFNACSLLGHFELGKQIHAYVVKYEIGDDTSIGNALCSLYSKSHNLDSAVKAFQMISDKNVISWTTAISACGDNGDSAMGLSLFVDMLCANVEPNEFTFTSVLSLCCIMQALKMGSQIHSLSIKLGYGSNLRVTNSIMYLYLKNGWIIEAKKLFDGMETISLVTWNAMIAGLAQLMDITEDGMAAHSNGFEALNTFLRLHQSGMKPDLFTFSSVLSVCSSLVALEQGEQIHAQVIKSGFLSDVVVGTALVNMYNKCGSIDRASKAFVEMSTRTLISWTSMITAFAQHGYSKQALLLFEDMRFVGVRPNKVTFVGVLSACSHAGLVKEALTYFDMMKKEYKIKPVMDHYACLIDMFVRLGRIDEAFDFVKKMDFEPNEFIWSLLIAGCRSHGKLELGFYAAEQLLNLNPKNSEAYFLLLNMYLSAERWKDVSRVRKLIKDEQIGKLKDWSWISIRDKVHSFRTGDQLNPPYVNIDNFLSDLHDKASTMGFELHTSLELKNEKDDEATFPIGRHSEKLAVAFVLLNTPSAAPIRVIKSISMCRDCHSFMKFISQITSRKIIIRDSKRLHKFVNGHCSCGDFGSLV; this is encoded by the exons ATGGCTTCTCTGCCTTCAGTAGTTGTGGGCAACACCCTTAAGCTTGAAAATGAATTCAAGAAAAACACAGTAACTTCTTTGTCTTTCGAAAAG AAAAATCATAGTCCCATAAATTCGGATAAAGATTTGGAGCCATTGAATCTTGAATTCAGAGAGGCACTTTCACTGATCAAAGAAAGGAGTGAAAAAGTGGAATCAGCTTCTTATGTTCAGCTGCTGCAAGAATGTATCAAGAAAAATTCTGTTTCAGAAGCTGAAGCAATTCATGGCCACATTATCAAAATGGGTATCCATGAAGATTTGTTTCTCATGACATTTCTTGTTAATGTTTATGCTAAATGTGGGATAATGGGAAGTGCACGAAAGGTATTCGATGATTTGCCTAAAAGAAATGTTGTTACTTGGACATCTTTGATGTCTGGCTATGTTCAGAATTCGCAGCCGGAGGTTGCTATTAGCATATTCCAAGAAATGCTGGAAGCGGGTGGATTTCCCACGAATTATACGTTAGGTGTTGCGTTCAATGCTTGCTCATTGTTGGGTCATTTCGAGTTAGGAAAGCAGATTCATGCGTATGTTGTGAAGTATGAAATTGGGGATGACACAAGCATTGGCAATGCTCTCTGTAGCTTGTATTCCAAAAGTCACAATCTGGATTCTGCAGTTAAAGCATTTCAGATGATTTCTGATAAGAATGTCATCTCTTGGACAACAGCTATATCTGCCTGCGGAGACAACGGGGATTCTGCAATGGGATTAAGCCTGTTTGTTGATATGCTTTGTGCGAACGTGGAGCCTAATGAGTTCACATTTACAAGTGTACTAAGTTTGTGTTGCATAATGCAGGCTTTAAAGATGGGATCACAAATTCATTCTTTGAGCATTAAACTGGGGTATGGTTCTAATTTACGAGTAACGAATTCAATAATGTATTTATACTTGAAAAACGGGTGGATTATAGAGGCCAAGAAGTTGTTTGACGGAATGGAGACAATTAGCTTGGTTACATGGAATGCAATGATTGCAGGTCTCGCTCAACTTATGGATATCACAGAGGATGGTATGGCTGCACATTCCAACGGTTTTGAGGCACTAAACACTTTTCTGAGACTGCATCAGTCGGGGATGAAGCCTGATTTATTTACCTTCTCGAGTGTGTTGTCTGTATGTAGTAGTTTGGTTGCTTTGGAACAAGGGGAGCAAATTCATGCTCAGGTTATTAAGTCTGGGTTTTTGTCGGATGTTGTAGTGGGAACTGCCCTAGTTAACATGTATAATAAATGTGGAAGCATTGATAGGGCAAGTAAAGCTTTTGTGGAGATGTCTACACGAACTTTGATATCTTGGACGTCTATGATTACGGCCTTCGCACAACATGGGTACTCTAAACAAGCATTGCTGCTCTTTGAGGATATGAGGTTCGTAGGAGTTAGACCAAACAAGGTTACATTTGTGGGAGTTCTCTCGGCATGTAGCCATGCTGGACTGGTGAAAGAGGCATTGACATactttgacatgatgaaaaaagagtacaaaatTAAACCCGTGATGGACCATTATGCATGCTTGATTGATATGTTTGTGAGGTTAGGGAGGATAGATGAAGCTTTTGATTTCGTCAAGAAGATGGATTTTGAACCTAACGAGTTTATATGGTCACTTCTAATAGCGGGCTGTAGAAGCCATGGGAAATTAGAGTTAGGTTTTTATGCTGCAGAACAACTACTAAACCTGAATCCGAAAAATTCAGAAGCTTACTTCTTGTTGTTAAACATGTACCTCTCAGCTGAGAGATGGAAGGATGTTTCCAGGGTGAGAAAGCTAATAAAAGATGAACAAATCGGAAAGCTAAAGGATTGGAGCTGGATCAGCATCAGGGACAAAGTTCATTCATTTAGAACAGGTGATCAGTTGAATCCTCCATACGTAAATATAGACAATTTCTTAAGTGATTTACATGACAAAGCAAGTACAATGGGATTTGAGTTGCACACAAGTTTGGAGCTCAAAAACGAAAAAGATGATGAAGCAACTTTTCCTATTGGTCGTCATAGTGAAAAGTTAGCAGTTGCATTTGTATTGCTGAACACACCGAGTGCTGCACCCATCCGAGTTATTAAGAGTATTAGCATGTGTAGAGATTGCCACAGCTTTATGAAATTCATCTCACAGATAACTTCAAGAAAAATCATCATTAGAGATAGTAAAAGGCTGCACAAATTTGTGAATGGACATTGTTCTTGTGGCGATTTTGGCAGTCTTGTTTAA
- the LOC129903162 gene encoding serine hydroxymethyltransferase, mitochondrial-like — MAMALRKISYASSIKLLRPLSNGSSFYYMSSLPNQAEREDPRVTWIKQLNASLEEIDPEIADIIELEKARQWKGLELIPSENFTSLSVMQAVGSVMTNKYSEGYPGARYYGGNEYIDMAERLCQKRALEVFKLDPAKWGVNVQSLSGSPSNFQVYTALLKPHERIMALDLPHGGHLSHGYQTDTKKISAVSIFFETMPYRLDESTGYIDYEQLEKSATLFRPKLIVAGASAYARLYDYACIRKVCDKQKAVLLADMAHISGLVAAGVIPSPFEYADVVTTTTHKSLRGPRGAMIFFRKGVKEINKKGEEVMYDYEDKINQAVFPGLQGGPHNHTISGLAVALKQVMTPEYKAYQEQVLSNCSKFAESLLAAGYDLVSGGTENHLVLVNLRNKGIDGSRVEKVLESVHIAANKNTVPGDVSAMVPGGIRMGTPALTSRGFIEEDFVKVAEFFDAAVKLALKVKAETKGTKLKDFVATLSSDSKIQSEIARLRQDVEDYAKQFPTVGFEKETMKYKN; from the exons atggcAATGGCTCTTCGTAAAATTTCTTACGCTTCCTCCATTAAGCTTCTCCGTCCTCTCTCTAATGGCTCTTCCTTCTATTACATG TCGTCTTTGCCTAATCAAGCAGAAAGGGAGGATCCGCGCGTTACG TGGATTAAGCAGTTGAATGCGTCACTTGAAGAAATCGATCCTGAGATTGCCGACATTATTGAGCTTGAGAAAGCTAGGCAATGGAAG GGTCTTGAGCTTATCCCTTCAGAGAATTTTACATCACTGTCAGTGATGCAAGCAGTTGGATCAGTAATGACCAACAAATACAGTGAAGGGTATCCTGGTGCTCGATACTATGGAGGAAATGA GTATATTGATATGGCAGAGAGATTGTGTCAAAAACGTGCACTGGAAGTTTTTAAATTGGATCCTGCCAAATGGGGAG TCAATGTTCAGTCATTGTCTGGATCTCCTTCAAACTTTCAAGTGTACACTGCCTTATTAAAGCCTCATGAGAGAATTATGGCCCTAGATCTTCCTCATGGTGGACATCTTTCACATGGTTATCAG ACTGACACAAAGAAGATTTCTGCTGTGTCTATCTTTTTCGAGACCATGCCTTACAGATTAGATGAGAGCACAGGTTATATTGACTATGAACAG CTGGAGAAAAGTGCAACGCTCTTCCGACCGAAGTTGATTGTTGCTGGTGCAAGTGCTTATGCTCGCctatatgattatgcatgtatCCGTAAG GTATGTGACAAGCAAAAAGCTGTTCTATTGGCAGACATGGCACATATAAGTGGCTTGGTTGCTGCTGGAGTCATCCCTTCTCCTTTTGAGTATGCAGATGTTGTTACCACCACAACTCACAAGTCACTACGTGGACCACGTGGAGCGATGATCTTCTTCAGAAAAGGAGTGAAGGAGATAaacaaaaaaggagaagaa GTGATGTATGACTATGAAGATAAAATCAACCAAGCTGTTTTCCCTGGACTTCAAGGTGGCCCCCACAATCACACAATTTCTGGATTAGCTGTTGCACTGAAACAA GTCATGACACCAGAATACAAGGCATACCAAGAGCAAGTTCTTAGCAATTGCTCTAAGTTTGCTGAG AGTTTGCTGGCAGCGGGATATGATCTTGTATCTGGTGGAACTGAGAATCATCTGGTGCTGGTAAACTTAAGAAATAAG GGTATTGATGGATCTAGAGTTGAGAAGGTTTTAGAGTCGGTGCATATTGCAGCCAATAAGAACACTGTGCCCGGTGATGTATCTGCCATGGTGCCTGGTGGCATTCGCATGG GAACCCCAGCTCTCACCTCCAGGGGATTTATTGAGGAGGATTTTGTCAAAGTGGCTGAATTTTTTGATGCTGCTGTTAAGTTGGCCCTTAAGGTCAAGGCTGAGACCAAAG GAACAAAGTTGAAGGACTTTGTGGCAACTTTGAGTTCAGACTCCAAAATTCAATCTGAGATTGCAAGGCTAAGGCAGGATGTTGAGGACTATGCCAAACAATTTCCTACTGTTGGTTTCGAGAAAGAAACAATGAAATACAAGAATTGA